The genomic window GGTACTGATACCTGAACTGTGGTACAGATACCTGGGCCGTGGTACCGATACCTGGGCCGTGGTACCGATACCTGGGCCGTGGTATGGGCCGGTACtgatctgacagcagtgtgtaATTAACGAGCTGCTAAGCTAACGCTAGCCCTGTGTGGGATCGTTCTCtgtgtgtaaaacaacaaacttttcTCTCTTAACTTTGTAAAACTAAATGTAACAAAgatataaatttactgaattatttattaaagtACCGACCAGATCGGCCCGATATCACCGATACCTGTACAGCTATCTGTCAGTATCGGACCGATATctgatatcagtatcagtgcgtctctggttctggttctgactctggttctggttctggttctgtgTTGTGAGCAGGTACAGGTCTGCAGATCCCCCCTGCAGCTCAGCAGGCTCTGCAGATGAGCGGAGCGATCGCTATCGGAGCCATGGCTGCTGtatcaggtacacacacacataaatacacacatatacatatacacacagatacacacacacacacacacacacaaatacatacacacatatacatacatatacatatacacacatacacacacacacacacacacacacacacacagatacatacacacacacacataaatatacacatatatatatacacacacacacacacacacacacacacacacacacataaatacacacatatcacagtcttgatggcatccttccctggctgttgctgcttgtgcttgttgttgtttgttgttgtcttgtttttcttctgtcccccctccccctttccctcgttctttctctctcttaacccaaccggtcaaagcagatggccgcccaccaagagccggggtctgcttgaggtttctacccgttaaaggggagtttttccttcccgctgtcaccaagtgctgctcatgggggaattgttgggtctctgtaaattaaagagttcggtcttgacctgctctatgtgaaaagtgccttgagatgacttctgttgtgatatggcgctatataaataaagattgattgattgattgattgacatatacatacacacacacacacacacacacacacacacacatacatacacatacatacatacacacacacacacacacacacacacacacacacacacatacataaatacacacatatacatacacatatatacacacacaaacagatacatacacacacacacacacagatacatacatacacacatatacacacacacacacacacatacatacacatacatacacacacacacacacacacacacacacacacacacatacataaatacacacatatacatacacacatatacacacacacacagatacatacacacacacacacacacacagatacatacatacacacatatacacatacacacacaaacacacacacacacacacacacatacatacacacatatacatatacacacacacacagtgtttctgtCGTTCCAAGAGAGTGAGACGTCTTCTCAGTAGGAACCAATCAGATGTTTCGCCTCCTCCCTctactaatgtgtgtgtgtgtgtgtgtgtgtgtgtgtgtgtgtgtgtgtgtgtgtgtgtgtgtgtgtatatatgtgtgtgtgtgtgtgtgtgtgtgtgtgttacagctgCCATGAATCCAGCTCTCAACAtgaactctgcagctctgaatCTTCCCTGTCAGCCGCTCGCTACACACTGCTTCCAGCTGTCCAACATGTTCTCCAACAGGTACacacctacctgtctgtctgacacctacctgtctgtctgacacctacctgtctgtctgtctgacacctacctgtctgtctgacacctacctgtctgtctgacacctacctgtctgtctgtctgacacctacctgtctgtctgacacctacctgtctgtctgacacctacctgtctgtctgtctgacacctacctgtctgtctgacacctgtctgtctgacacctgtctgtctgacacctacctgtctgtctgacacctacctgtctgtctgtctgacacctacctgtctgtctgtctgacacctacctgtctgtctgacacctgtctgtctgacacctgtctgtctgacacctgtctgtctgtctgacgtctgtctgtctgacacctgtctgtctgtctgacacctacctgtctgtctgacacctacctgtctgtctgacacctgtctgtctgacacctgtctgtctgtctgacgtctgtctgtctgacacctacctgtctgtctgacacctacctgtctgtctgacacctgcctgtctgtctgacacctgtctgtctgtctgacgtctgtctgtctgacacctacctgtctgtctgtctgtctgacacctacctgtctgtctgtctgacacctgtctgtctgtctgtctgacacctacctgtctgtctgtgtttcagtgagGACCACCCTGGGTGGGAGGGGGATATTCAGCATGATGTCATAGAGGAGTGTAACAAACATGGCGGAGTCGTTCACATCTACGTCGACAAGAACTCCACTGAGGTacatctgacctctgacctctgagtCAGTCACAGTCTGACCTCTGAGTCAGTCAtagtctgacctctgacctctgagtCAGTCAtagtctgacctctgacctctgagtCAGTCacactctgacctctgacctctgagtCAGTCacactctgacctctgacctcttctTGTTGCCAGGGTAACGTGTATGTCAAGTGTCCCTCGATCCCAGCCGCCATGGCCGCCGTCAACGCCCTCCATGGAAGATACTTTGCTGGTAAGACTTCCTGTCACATGACACCGCCTCCTGTGCtgtaagccaatcagagctgTGATGTGTCACCTGTGCTGTGACTgatggattgattgattgatttgaatcTGAAGTCTGTGTTTCACTCTCGTACCGTGAACAGCAGGTTTAGTTGATAAAATGCTGGACTAAAGCTCCAGCGCTGCTTTCCTGTCCTGACGTTTTGCTGCTGACGTGGTCGTCCAGCTCGCCGCCGGACTCCTGCACAGCGACACCGACAACATTAAAACCAGGGAACCTTTTCAATCTGATCTTTGACCCAAACAATATGGCTTCTGTTTGACAGCTGCTGACATTTAACTGGACTCTTCACAGGAAACCAGTCATCTGCATATAAAGACGTGACCGACGTCAGGTCTGAGTCCCTCCAACATCTACCgcctacttcctgtctgtcagatgAGACTCATCATTAAAACCAACAGCTGTCAGTTTAGACAATAAAATAACACGATCAGCTGTCTGTAGATTCTTTGTCTCTCATGTAGTTAAATACGTGAAGACGTGTGGGCGGAGTCAGAAACcagactgaagcttcatatcgGACATTGAGTGACGACAGGAAGTTATCAGTCAGATCAATAATCTGAGACAGAGTTCACCATATAGAAACAGGCGTAAAGTTACGGTGATCTAGTTTACTGGAGTCTCTTAAGAATCCAGCCCATAATATTATAACGAGACGCCATCGGCCTGAACGCCTGCCGAGAGTCGTCCTGCTGGTCGAGCCTGCTGGGATTGTCTGCCGGCTCTCAGTGTTTAAACTGATGTTActggtttttgttgttgctgctggagAGTCATTCCTGCGTTCTACAGTCGTCTCAGTAAAACAcggcttgttgttgttgttgttgttgttgttgtccgtTTATCTTCTCGCTTCATTCCAACTCTGATCATCCTCGTTTTTCCTGTATTTAACATATTCTCTCCTCTGAAGAACCTGCAGAACATCATCATTCAGCCAGTCTGTAGCTTCTGATGTAGACACCATGTTTTATCAGCTCGTTTAACTCGTTAACGACGGCTGATCTGATGTTTATGGCGTTTATGGCGGTTCAGAACATCTTTCCTGGTTTAAATCAGAGCTCCGATGTGTCACCTGTTCTTTCAGGTAAAGTGATCACGGCGGCGTTCGTCCCTCTGCCCGCCTACCACCAGCTGTTCCCAGAGTCCGCCACCGCCACACAGCTGCTGGCCCCGCCCCCGCGCCGGTGACTCATCCGACGCTGCCTCTGATTGGACACTGGACATTATACCCCACCCCCTTTTATATCCTCCTCTCTTATTGGTTGACACAAATGTTTACTTACTGGTTCCAGCTGTTGATTTCATTAGCATTTGTGGGCGTGGCGTCCCGCCAGCCCCGCCTCTGTTATATTGTCCAATGATTGAGCTCCGTGAGCTGCGAGGCCGGCTGAAGATGAAGTCAGCTGATTGGTCgttatttaactgttttctaagatttgattaaattttattttgaagtcaAACAGAGTTGCTGCGTCTTCTTCTGCTGACAGGAagtgtcaaaataaaagcctttcATCAGTTATAATCCTGTTTACAGCCGACAGCAGGTGTCCAGGTGTGTTCTGCACATACCTGACGTTCTGTCACTTTAATTACAGAGTGAAGAAGAGTTTACAGCCAACATGATGTTCAAAGTTCTTTACTGGAGCGTTTCCAGTCGATGCTTCTTCGTCTCATGCATGTTGTATTTCAGCTTGGAGCAGAAAGACAGAACCAGTCGATGGTGCTAAATGTTCACAATAATAATTAGAAATGGATTCTAACGTCAGTGTGAAGAtgctaaaatatttattattattttgtagaTGATTTTCTTTGCATCAGGAGGAAGAAACAGACCTGAAATATTTCTCAGGTGGTAAAACGTCCGACTGACGTCATCTCGTGATGTTTATCCTGAAATTCTTTTAAATACCACAGAAACATGTGAGGAGGATGTTTTTCTAAAAGATATGAAAAAGAAGCAGGaagagacacaaacatgatTTAGAACTTAAATTACAAATATTGCAGTAAAGTTTCAGACTGGAGGTcgatcatttttatttcttataatgtgaatatttcaaCTTCTTTCTGAAAATATTGCAGCTTTTCTACGACTGGTTGAACCTGACGACCTTcaggttgtttgtgtttatctttcattcacaaaatgcagctgaaatgttttaaaatatcaataaggactcaaattaaacaacaaaatattaatattagtcGACGTTTTAGCTAAGTTGTAATATTTGCTTTCGTTGTTGGAGCATCGTGTTCTCACCAGCGTCAGTGAGTCCTGAATAGTTCGTATCAATACTTTAATATGATTTTAACTCCTCCGTTATTGATGAGCTCCGTCCTGATAAAACCAACATGACTCAGCTCAGGTAAAGTCTGAAGATGTTAATCAGCTCGTCCGTGTTCATTTAACATCATCAAACTTAATGATTGTGACGTTTGGTGAAAATGCAGGAGGACATCAGGTCGGCAGGAAGTGACTTCACTGTGGTCGTTACTGTAAGACTCGTTAAAATGTGAACTTTATTCATTGTGTGTCGCTCATCGTTTATTAacggagacagacaggtgagctctgatgtcacagttCAACtctagaaagaaaaaaaacagcttcatgtattttatgacgtttctgtttatttaaaacTCAGGAGACAAAGAGCAACAGACggagtaaaaacaacaacaagtgAATGATTCGTCAGCCGGCCGGTTAACGACCAGGTGACCTGCAGGTGATCGGATCAAAGGTCGGGCTCGTTCAGGTGGACGACGGTGACGGTGATGTCATCGCGGTACCTCCTGGCCAGGTCTGCCGGCAGGCTCAGCATCTTGGTCAGGCGGTTCAGCGCCACCGCTCCGTACCCGTCGTCCCCCAGGGCGTGGCGAAGCAGGTGGGTGGCGGCGTTCAGGTCCTCCAGCACTGACAGAACCCGCCCCTTCCTCTCCAGCAGGAGGCGCTGCAGGCCGCCCAGCGTCACTCCCACGCCGGGAATTATGGGTCTCTGCTGCTGAAGACCTGTACAGCAACAAATTATGTTAATTGTAGCGGTTTGGACAATTTGAATTACCCTCAAACCCCACAAAGGATACATGGTGAACTCATGACCctaaaaaaatgctttcaaaagACCTTTTAGTTTtgtataaacaaacacaaaatgaacactTCAATAAAGTTAATAAggccaaacacacaaaattataTTAGAGCactcacacaaaacaacaaaactcttCAACAAATCAGTCCAGGTCCATAAACAAAGATAGTGCTCCGTTCCGGGTTTTTCCCGTTTCTCAATACAGTCCactttcaaacaaaaataatccgCCTCGGGTTTTCCCGGAATTCCaaacaaaactcaaaataaGGAATTCAGTTCAGCTTTTCACCGTCCTACCAACCCCAAAAGCCTTACACTGCTTTCACCGTTTACGCTTCGACTGCTTTCATGATTTACACTTCGACTGCTTTCATCGTTTACACTTCGACTGCTTTCACCGTTTACGCTTCGACTGCTTTCACCGTTTACGCTTCGACTGCTTTCATCATTTACACTTTGACTGCTTTCACGATTTACACTTCGACTGCTTTCACGATTTACGCTTCGACTGCTTTCATCGTTTACGCTTCgactgttttcattgtttacGCTTCGACTGCTTTCACCGTTTACACTTCGACTGCTTTCACCGTTTACGCTTCGACTGCTTTCACCGTTTACACTTCGACTGCTTTCACCGTTTACGCTTCGACTGCTTTCACCGTTTACGCTTCGACTGCTTTCACGATTTACACTTCGACTGCTTTCACCGTTTACGCTTCGACTGCTTTCATCGTTTACGCTTCGACTGCTTTCACCGTTTACGCTTCGACTGCTTTCACCGTTTACGCTTTGACTGCTTTCACGATTTACACTTCGACTGCTTTCACGATTTACACTTCCGACTGCTTTCACGATTTACACTTCGACTGCTTTCACGATTTACACTTCGACTGCTTTCATCGTTTACGCTTCgactgttttcattgtttacGCTTCGACTGCTTTCACGATTTACACTTGGACTGCTTTCACCGTTTACGCTTCGACTGCTTTCACGATTTATACTTCGACTGCTTTCATTGTTTGCACTTCGACTGCTTTCACGATTTACACTTCGACTGCTTTCACGATTTACACTTCGACTGTTTTCATCGTTTACGCTTCgactgttttcattgtttacGCTTCGACTGCTTTCATTGTTTACGCTTCGACTGCTTTCATCATTTACACTTCGACTGCTTTCACGATTTACACTTCGACTGCTTTCATCGTTTACGCTTCGACTGCTTTCACGATTTACACTTCgactgttttcattgtttgcACTTCGACTGCTTTCACGATTTACACTTCGACTGCTTTCACCGTTTACGCTTCGACTGCTTTCACGATTTACACTTCgactgttttcattgtttgcACTTCGACTGCTTTCACCGTTTACACTTCGACTGCTTTCATCGTTTACGCTTCGACTGCTTTCATTGTTTACGCTTCGACTGCTTTCATTGTTTACGCTTCgactgttttcattgtttacGCTTCGACTGCTTTCATCGTTTACACTTCGACTGTTTTCATCGTTTACGCTTCgactgttttcattgtttacGCTTCGACTGCTTTCACGATTTACGCTTCGACTGCTTTCACTGTTTACGCTTCGACTGCTTTCACGATTTACGCTTCGACTGCTTTCACTGTTTACGCTTCAACTGCTTTCACGATTTACACTTCGACTGCTTTCACTGTTTACACTTCGACTGCTTTCATCGTTTACGCTTCgactgttttcattgtttacGCTTCGACTGCTTTCACGATTTACACTTCGACTGCTTTCACCGTTTACACTTCGACTGCTTTCACGATTTACACTTCGACTGCTTTCACCGTTTACACTTCGACTGCTTTCACGATTTACGCTTCGACTGCTTTCACCGTTTACACTTCGACTGCTTTGACTCCGTCTTTTAGAGCTGAACCTTTCAGCTGATTTAAACTGCTCTTCAACACTTCAACTGCCGCCTCCGCTCCTTTCAGTGTTTACACATTAAACTGCACTTCCTGTATTATGTGCAGTTCTGCGCAGTGGACTCAGACGTCAACAGACGGTCTGTAATTGTTACCGACCGCCGGCGCCGCGTCACGGTCTGCATGAACATCACTGACCTGTCAGTTGTTCTCCAACCAGCTGGACGACCGTCTGCCGGTGCATCAGCTCCCAGAGTCCGTCGGTCGCCAGGACCAGGAACTTGTCAGAGGGTGTGATGTGGTGTCGGGTGACCTCCGGCCGGGCGCTCAGGTACGGCGGGGTCAGGTAGTGCGGTGGGAGCGTGCGGGCCGCCTCGTTGACCACAGACAGGACGTCCGGTCGGGTTTCGTAGATTTGACTCAGCATCTCTGCGCTCCATTTGAAGCGGACGTCGCCGAACGCCCTGAAGGGCAGCAGCAGACCCAGCAGGCGGTCGTGGCGGACCGCCGTCCTGCGCTCCGACGGCGGGTGCTCTCCCAGAATCCTTTGCAGCTCGTCGGGGTTCTGTGCGTTGTGGTCGTTGGTGAGGCTGACCGCCGACCAGCGCCCGTCCGGATCCTGGACGCCCAGCACGGCCCGGCTGTCTCCCAGGTTGGCCACGTGCAGGACGCCGTTGGAGACGTGGGCGACGCAGGCCGTGCAGCCGGACAGCGCCACCCGCAGGGGGGAGGACGCCTCCCCGGGGAGGGACACCCGTCTGagaacagagagatgaagagaacaTCTTCTGACGTTAGCGTCTGTTACAGTCACATGACGGGAAAAACACATCCAGCAGCCGAGAAACAGAAAGCATGAAATcataaatatttgatgtttaatATTCGTCCTGTTAGTTTTATCAAGAGCAGattcatttaatattaatattaatattatctGATAACTTAGTGTTtagatattaataataatattaataataatattcacacTAAATCCAACTTATAAACCTCAAACTTCTTCTTGTCTGTTGATTGTCGGTCTTAAAACCAGCTGATAGAACCACTGCTGCCTGCTGGACTGGtgttacgtgtgtgtgtgtgtgtgtgtgtgtgtgtgtgtgtgtgtgtgtgtgtgttagtgtatttCAGACACTACCTGGTGGTGTGTGAACGTGCacattaaaggacaagttcacaatgttaaaccaacagtcagtgtgtttcttgctgtaatcatactgaccagtagaagatcccttcataatgacctcaCAGTgtaaatccacagtctgaagctaatatgaagcttcagcgtccaaatgagtcaaatcaagtagatatctttcaacattacagtctttttagtgccaaagttcctctttttgttactatacttccacctgcagctcaacagggaaacactgtccgaggaaacacaaagagggaatttgatgctaaaaagactgtaaatgtgtcagatatccacttgatatgactaactcagactgctgaagctgaatagaagcttcacacagactttaaatgactgtgtggacacactgtggatttgaaagcacatttgaaggatctttaatatccagtatgaacaggaggaatgattacagacacctggctgctggtttaacacactgggaacactgggaacactgggaactcGTCCTTTCAGTGCTCATGACTGTAGGTGGGTGTGTTCGGATGAATCAGCTGGAGCTTCATGAACTGACGTGAACCCAAACAAAAGGTCTGTTTCCTCGGTTGTTTCTGGTTGTAGCGCCGCCTACGCAGCTGCaactgtgtgttcatgtgtttcgGCTTCAGCCAGATGTTGAATCCAAACATCTGGCGTGTAAATGAGACAtgacaacataaaacacagtaaagcaGTTTTAATGGAGACTGCAGCGCAGGGACCTGGATGAGGATGCGGACAGGTGGACCTGGGCCTCCACAGACAGGTCGTAGTCGAGGCGACGGAAAGCGTTGACCAGCGCTGAACTCAACCTGCCGCCAtcctgcagccaatcagagagcagaaagaTAACGACATCTCAACATGAGAAAGTTGTAAAGctacattcatttcctgtctgaaGGGAACCTCCTCTCACTGCTGACTGTGGTTTATAAAGGTAATAATCTAATATTCTTTATAAAGGCAATAatctaatattttttataaaggcaataatctaatattttttataaagggaataatctaatattttttataaagggaataatctaatattttttataaagggAATAATCTAATATTCTTTATAAAGGCAATAATCTAATATTCTTTATAAAGGCAATAATCTAATATTCTTTATAAAGGCAATAatctaatattttttatatctatATAATCTATTTCTTAGTGCACACGTACACTTTTGGTTTGGATCCTGCACAGttctatatatatgtattaatatGAGGTTGCAGGCACCAGAGATGTCACACTGATCTTCTCTCTGAGGTCTAGTTTTCTAGTTTTGTTTCTGGTCTGATGAGGTTACCTGGTCATCTTCCtcgtcctcctcatcctccccctCCAGCCTCTCCTGCCAGTAGTTTCGGAGGCTGTGGAAGGAGGTCGCTCCTCCGTCGGGGCAGCTGTGGTCTTGGGGATGTTTGTGCCACTCCAGTAGCGGCGGTACGGCCCGTTCCTCCTCCACCGCCCGCTCCAGCTCCGCCAGCGTCCGGAGCGGCAGCGCCGCTACCGCGATGTAGTAGAACAGCCTCTGGCTGACGGCGTGCGCGCACGCTGCGCCCGCGTGCCCGTCAAACACGCCGAACAGCACGCCGCCACGGCCCGGCAGGCAGGTGGCGCTGCTGCGACGGTCCTCACCGGGGTGGTTGGACGGCAACACGTTGCTATGGAAACCAAGGACACCGTGGGAGGCGGGGCCTCTGGGGAAGGTGTGACTGTACTCGTTGGCCTGGCAACAGAAGAGAGACAGTCATCCACCAATCACAGGCTCctcgtgcgtgtgtgtgtgtgtatgtgtgtgtgagtgtgtgtgtgtgtgtgtgtgtaggtgtgtgtaggtgtgtgtgtgtgtgtaggtgtgtgtgtgtgtgtgtgtctgtgtgtgtgtatgtgtgtaggtgtgactgtgtaggtttgtgtgtgtgtgtgtgtgtgtgtctgtgtgtgtgtgtgtgtatgtgtgtaggtgtgactgtgtaggtttgtgtgtgtgtgtgtgtgtgtgtgtgtaggtgtgactgtgtaggtttgtgtgtgtgtgtgtgtgtgtgtgtgtgtgtaggtgtgtgtgtgtgtaggtgtaggtgtgtgtgtgtgtgtgtgtgtgtgtatgtatgtgtgtaggtgtgtgtgtgtgtgtgtgtaggtgtgtgtgtgtgtgtatgtgtgtatgtgtgtaggtgtgtgtgtgtgtgtgtgtatgtgtgtaggtgtgtgtaggtgtgtaggtgtgtgtatgtgtgtgtgtgtgtgtgtgtgtgtgtgtgtgtgtgtgtgtgtgtgtgtgtgtgtgtgtaggtgtgtgtgtgtaggtgtgtgtgtgtgtgtaggtgtgtgtgtgtaggtgtgtgtgtgtaggtgtgtgtgtgtgtaggtgtgtgtgtgtgtgtgtgtaggtgtgtgtgtgtgtgtaggtgtgtgtgtgtgtgtaggtgtgtgtgtgtgtgtaggtgtgtgtgtaacacCTGGAAAGTTTCTTTCTACAACACAGAAACGCTGCTCAGATCAAACACATGAGCCTGTTATTGTGTCGTATGTTCAGTTAACAGCAGCGTTCATATCACGCTTTGACGGATCAAATATTTTCTACATCAGTTCAGCTATAAATCAACAACATGCGCAGCAGCATCAGACTAGAAAGGTTTAAAGAGGCGCCGCGTCTGTTGACTCTTCCGTCCTCGCAGCACgtttaatatgtttaaaaagaaatctcagAAGTTTCTTTACAGACGTTTAGTAAGAAACATCCATGCTGACCACCGCCGTTAAGCTATCTGCGCTAAGTGCTAGCCGAGCGGCAACCTCCAGACGTTACTGGTCTTTAAAAGCTAATAGCATCACTACATGTAACAAGCTAACCGGTTAACTCACTCATGATGCAGATGGTCATAAACACACTCATGTCTGTAACAGACAACAGGTGCACTAGACTGAGGAGTCgatgtcacatgactgcagttCAACCAGGTAGTCTCAGCATCCAGCAGGTAGAGGCTAACTGGCAGAAGGAGATTGTGTAATCCTGAGAAAAAGTATGaataatgaacatttaaaataaataaataaaattcataaaatgatgaatatgaAGAAATGATCATTAGATACCACTAACTGAGGCGCTGCCTGCCC from Thunnus maccoyii chromosome 3, fThuMac1.1, whole genome shotgun sequence includes these protein-coding regions:
- the LOC121894069 gene encoding pyruvate dehydrogenase [acetyl-transferring]-phosphatase 1, mitochondrial-like; this translates as MLGRTGTFSGRCRFELQQCRSLSSPPPPPSHPELHGLHYPAASGSRKYRMGQEAGQISSAQINRILKANEYSHTFPRGPASHGVLGFHSNVLPSNHPGEDRRSSATCLPGRGGVLFGVFDGHAGAACAHAVSQRLFYYIAVAALPLRTLAELERAVEEERAVPPLLEWHKHPQDHSCPDGGATSFHSLRNYWQERLEGEDEEDEEDDQDGGRLSSALVNAFRRLDYDLSVEAQVHLSASSSRRVSLPGEASSPLRVALSGCTACVAHVSNGVLHVANLGDSRAVLGVQDPDGRWSAVSLTNDHNAQNPDELQRILGEHPPSERRTAVRHDRLLGLLLPFRAFGDVRFKWSAEMLSQIYETRPDVLSVVNEAARTLPPHYLTPPYLSARPEVTRHHITPSDKFLVLATDGLWELMHRQTVVQLVGEQLTGLQQQRPIIPGVGVTLGGLQRLLLERKGRVLSVLEDLNAATHLLRHALGDDGYGAVALNRLTKMLSLPADLARRYRDDITVTVVHLNEPDL